From one Anopheles cruzii chromosome 3, idAnoCruzAS_RS32_06, whole genome shotgun sequence genomic stretch:
- the LOC128274996 gene encoding fork head domain-containing protein FD4 has product MTQLEDDDLLNNLLKIPGTIIIYNNDMSSYDYVLNAQNVTLPLTPATSSAGSTVSEQSVDDLNSSASIDADMASSPVPAFLPGTAGAVPTQPFVVHSPSTSNVPAQTPSSVNSELDQSFETDFMGGASDRPSDGCSPGGEENMEELDDEIEEELELGASVADIEDDSEPELTNLSWLTELKNITNLTPSDVPLTDLPTARFNKFIAQVRRSRETYDKRKEQYTAVTNSLEKPPFNYAQIIAMAMLEEGRMTLKQICKWIQEKFAYYKVHKNWNNSIRHNLSLSFFFTKVQRAKDEKGKGGYWELSMDVSKSERRRVRVRQRNKSANVTTSGSSSLRGRSAARSPKRCTAAGSGGSDFGQSTNNNNELTVNHNLSKPSRRTPFEVVGEVACTPPSSDSPVPPTIDRNNNTSSQLSLVPVATQLAQQQQPLPVSSVTIDIIDNYGKPGMVGEVTQISTDIPTVRSLDCSGQVLVANTPPDHHPAVVASGEIPINEEQLIRASAMVENCPINFDSIINGETGASIFNNLTVDEIFSDNEIPQPANDDIIVPFFTNVQQVQAGPNVVVETIPYYLPDMGNFDESDFSNLININDNEISDEFLNEHGFL; this is encoded by the exons ATGACGCAACTGGAGGATGATGACCTTTTGAACAATTTACTGAAAATCCCgggcaccatcatcatctacAACAACGACATGAGCT CCTACGATTACGTGCTGAACGCTCAGAATGTGACGCTCCCCCTAACGCCAGCCACCTCGAGCGCCGGGTCGACCGTATCCGAGCAATCGGTGGACGACCTGAACAGCagcgcatcgatcgatgcggACATGGCTAGCTCGCCGGTGCCCGCCTTCCTGCCTGGGACAGCCGGCGCCGTCCCAACGCAACCGTTTGTCGTACACTCTCCTTCCACCTCTAACGTGCCAGCCCAGACTCCGTCCAGTGTCAACTCGGAACTGGATCAAAGCTTCGAGACCGACTTCATGGGCGGCGCCAGTGACCGTCCCTCGGACGGATGCTCTCCTGGCGGTGAAGAAAATATGGAAGAATTGGACGACGAGATCGAAGAAGAGCTGGAACTGGGCGCTAGCGTAGCGGACATCGAGGACgactcggaaccggaactgaCCAACCTGTCGTGGCTGACGGAGCTGAAGAACATCACCAACCTGACCCCGTCGGACGTGCCGCTGACAGATTTACCGACGGCACGGTTCAACAAATTTATTGCCCAAGTACGACG GAGCCGCGAGACGTACGATAAGCGCAAGGAGCAGTACACGGCGGTGACGAACTCGCTGGAAAAACCGCCCTTCAACTATGCACAAATCATCGCCATGGCCATGCTCGAGGAGGGCCGCATGACGCTCAAGCAGATATGCAAATGGATCCAGGAGAAGTTCGCCTACTACAAGGTGCACAAAAATTGGAAT AACTCCATCCGGCACAATTTGTCGCTGAGCTTCTTCTTTACCAAAGTACAACGGGCCAAAGACGAGAAGGGAAAGGGCGGCTACTGGGAGCTGTCGATGGATGTGTCAAAGAGCGAACGGCGCCGGGTTCGGGTGCGGCAGCGCAATAAGTCGGCCAACGTtaccaccagcggcagcagcagcctccggGGACGATCGGCTGCACGATCACCGAAGAGATGTACCGCCGCTGGCAGCGGAGGGTCAGACTTTGGACAGAgtaccaacaacaacaatgagcTGACTGTGAACCACAATCTGAGCAAACCAAGCCGGCGGACACCTTTCGAAGTGGTGGGAGAGGTCGCTTGTACTCCACCCAGCTCGGACTCTCCAGTACCGCCAACGATTGAccggaacaacaacacgaGCTCGCAGCTTAGTCttgttccggtggccacgcagctggcgcaacagcagcaacccctTCCGGTGTCCAGTGTGACGATCGATATCATAGACAACTACGGGAAACCCGGGATGGTGGGTGAGGTTACTCAGATTTCCACGGATATTCCGACCGTTCGGTCGCTGGACTGCAGCGGTCAGGTGCTGGTAGCGAACACGCCACCCGATCACCACCCGGCAGTAGTAGCAAGCGGGGAGATACCGATCAACGAGGAGCAACTGATCCGGGCCAGCGCGATGGTGGAAAACTGTCCCATTAACTTCGATTCCATCATCAACGGGGAGACCGGTGCCAGTATCTTCAACAACTTGACGGTGGATGAG ATCTTCTCCGACAACGAAATACCGCAGCCGGCGAACGACGATAttattgtgccatttttcaccaacGTCCAGCAGGTCCAGGCGGGCCCGAATGTGGTGGTTGAAACCATCCCGTACTATCTGCCCGACATGGGCAACTTTGACGAGAGCGATTTCAGTAATCTCATCAACATCAACGACAACGAAATTAGCGACGAGTTCCTCAACGAGCATGGGTTTCTGTAG
- the LOC128272005 gene encoding mothers against decapentaplegic homolog 4, which yields MVGLTGGAHLYAAGLPTGMPASQDVVRDMGGAMPTAAPTSADACLSIVHSLMCHRQGGETESFSKRAIESLVKKLKEKRDELDSLITAITTNGAHPSKCVTIPRTLDGRLQVAGRKGFPHVIYSRIWRWPDLHKNELKHNKFCQYAFDLKCDSVCVNPYHYERVVSPGIDLSGLTLQSGPSRLIKDEYTPGAVVGGGGMDIDGNEIGTIQHHPSLVAGGAYASMGMHPQVTGRLDPLGMYGSSSGPRPIPKLESSEQQARNNGPSSWMSGGGPSSVAVAMASAVASASSQQQQQQQQQQHSRLSSSLPLSSVIGGPAGLSNNGLRGPQNSQQQQQQPQQQPQQQPQPQPQPQPSSQSGSQLTNGGGNGGGLLGTSAQSGAPGGGLVGGDTSQYYTSAAPTVVVDPSMTNDAQAMGGGAGMAGGPLSATSPVSPHLQQNGYVSASNGQAPQTGPGQQPTVQNPAAQQYQQQQQQQQQQQQPTQQPGSSATWSGSNTLNYTQSIQPPGPHQQQTQQQQQYWPHSSGGTAGSVVGSGTGSSSSSVGNTGSGQMSELPGQQRLLSRQPAPEYWCSVAYFELDTQVGEMFKVPSNRPNVTIDGYVDPSGGNRFCLGALSNVHRTEQSEKARLHIGKGVQLDLRGEGDVWLQCLSDHAVFVQSYYLDREAGRTPGDAVHKIYPGAYIKVFDLRQCHLQMQSLANCAQKAAHIQAAVVSGVSSVGAPRNLSAAAGIGVDDLRRLCILRLSFVKGWGPDYPRQSIKETPCWVEVHLHRALQLLDEVLHQMPIDGPRGGE from the exons ATGGTCGGACTCACGGGTGGGGCCCATCTGTACGCGGCCGGGCTCCCGACGGGGATGCCGGCATCGCAGGACG TTGTCCGTGACATGGGAGGTGCGATGCCAACGGCAGCCCCGACCAGTGCCGATGCCTGCCTCAGTATCGTCCACTCGCTCATGTGCCACCGTCAGGGGGGCGAAACTGAAAGCTTCTCCAAGCGGGCGATCGAGTCGCTGGTGAAgaaattgaaggaaaaacgggaCGAACTGGACTCACTGATCACGGCCATCACCACCAATGGCGCACATCCGAGCAAGTGTGTCACGATACCGCGTACGCTCGACGGCAGACTGCAG GTCGCTGGTCGCAAAGGATTCCCGCACGTGATCTATTCGCGCATCTGGCGCTGGCCCGATCTGCACAAGAACGAATTGAAGCACAACAAATTCTGCCAATACGCGTTCGATCTCAAGTGCGATTCGGTGTGCGTCAATCCGTATCATTACGAGCGGGTCGTATCGCCCGGCATTG ACCTCTCCGGTTTAACGCTGCAATCGGGACCAAGTCGGTTGATAAAGGACGAGTACACGCCCGGTGCGgtcgttggcggtggtggaatGGACATCGATGGCAACGAGATTGGAACCATTCAGCACCATCCctcgctggtggccggcggtgctTACGCCAGTATGGGCATGCATCCACAGGTTACCGGTAGGT TAGATCCGTTAGGCATGTACGGTTCTAGTAGTGGCCCTAGGCCAATACCGAAGCTGGAGTCCTCCGAGCAGCAGGCCCGAAATAATGGTCCCAGCAGCTGGATGAGCGGTGGTGGGCCATCATCTGTCGCTGTGGCAATGGCGTCGGCAGTCGCCTCAGCCAGCagtcaacagcagcagcagcagcaacaacaacaacacagtcGCCTTTCGTCTTCTTTGCCGCTTT CCTCCGTTATCGGTGGTCCAGCAGGGCTGTCAAATAATGGTTTGCGAGGACCACAAAactctcagcagcagcagcagcagcctcaacaacagccacagcagcaaccgcagccgcAACCTCAGCCCCAACCGTCATCACAATCCGGCAGCCAGCTAACGAACGGCGGTGGTAACGGCGGAGGTCTACTTGGGACATCGGCGCAATCGGGAGCTCCTGGCGGTGGCCTAGTTGGCGGCGATACATCTCAGTACTACACCAGTGCGGCCCCTACCGTAGTGGTCGATCCGTCGATGACGAACGATGCGCAggcgatgggtggtggtgccggcatGGCCGGCGGACCGCTGTCTGCCACATCACCAGTATCGCCTCATCTGCAACAGAATGGCTACGTGTCGGCCAGCAACGGGCAGGCTCCGCAGACCGGTCCCGGCCAGCAACCGACGGTCCAGAACCCGGCAGCACAACAgtatcaacagcagcagcagcagcaacagcagcaacaacaacctaCTCAGCAACCGGGAAGTTCGGCAACCTGGTCCGGATCGAACACCCTCAACTACACCCAATCGATACAACCTCCCGGTCCACACCAGCAACAgacgcaacagcagcagcagtactgGCCACACAGTTCGGGAGGCACGGCCGGATCGGTCGTAGGATCCGGCACTGGTTCCTCGTCGAGCAGCGTCGGCAACACTGGCAGTGGCCAGATGTCCGAACTACCTGGTCAGCAGCGGTTACTGTCGCGACAACCGGCACCCGAGTACTGGTGCTCGGTTGCATACTTCGAGCTCGACACGCAGGTGGGGGAAATGTTCAAAGTGCCCTCGAACCGGCCAAACGTCACGATCGACGGATACGTCGATCCGTCCGGTGGCAACCGGTTCTGTCTCGGTGCCCTCAGCAACGTGCACCGGACGGAGCAGAGTGAAAAGGCAAG GCTGCACATCGGGAAAGGTGTCCAGCTGGATCTGCGCGGCGAGGGCGACGTCTGGCTGCAGTGTCTCAGTGATCACGCAGTATTCGTACAGAGCTACTACCTCGACCGGGAAGCGGGCCGAACGCCGGGCGATGCGGTGCACAAAATCTATCCCGGAGCGTACATAAAG GTGTTCGATCTGCGGCAGTGCCATCTGCAGATGCAATCGCTGGCTAACTGTGCCCAGAAAGCGGCCCACATACAGGCAGCCGTTGTGTCGGGTGTATCGTCCGTCGGTGCTCCGAGAA ATCTATCTGCGGCCGCCGGCATCGGTGTGGACGATCTGCGACGACTGTGCATACTGCGGCTGTCGTTTGTGAAGGGTTGGGGTCCCGACTATCCACGGCAGTCGATCAAGGAAACGCCCTGCTGGGTGGAGGTGCATCTGCACCGTGCCCTCCAGCTGCTCGACGAAGTACTGCACCAAATGCCCATCGATGGTCCCCGGGGAGGCGAGTAA
- the LOC128272858 gene encoding protein unc-50 homolog → MKYATSPTPSRSNSSLLGMSSRAASPLPHPANYRGDCMSATTKSYKYLRRFVKFDQMDFEYAMWQMVYLFIAPKKVYRNFNYRKHTKSQFARDDPAFLVLLMACLCVTSIGMAWVLSLGFTQTILFTLYVVFVDCIFCGMVVATILWLIANRYLRDRNSDFDMEWGYAFDVHLNAFFPPLILLHFIQLFFYHPLIRWDSFLSTFIGNTIWLMALGHYIYITFLGFDVVPSLKNTRIILVTLPLLFIFYVLTLIIGWNLSVSLMYYYHYRVL, encoded by the exons atgaAATACGCTACGTCCCCTACACCATCAAGGAGCAACAGCTCCCTGCTGGGGATGTCGTCAAGGGCGGCATCACCGCTCCCTCACCCGGCCAACTATCGAGGTGACTGTATGAGCGCTACCACGAAAAGCTACAAATATCTGCGCCGGTTCGTAAAGTTTGACCAGATGGACTTCGAGTACGCCATGTGGCAGATGGTTTACCTGTTTATAGCCCCCAAAAAAGTTTACCGAAACTTCAACTATCGGAAAC ATACCAAGTCACAATTTGCGCGCGATGATCCTGCTTTTCTAGTATTGCTGATGGCATGTCTATGCG TCACATCGATAGGGATGGCGTGGGTGTTAAGCTTAGGATTCACACAGACCATCCTGTTCACACTCTACGTGGTATTTGTCGACTGCATATTCTGTGgcatggtggtggccaccattttgtggCTGATCGCTAACCGCTACCTAAGGGATCGAAACAGTGACTTCGACATGGAGTGGGGCTATGCGTTCGACGTCCATTTGAATGCCTTCTTTCCGCCGCTCATTCTGTTGCACTTTATTCAGCTGTTCTTCTATCACCCGTTGATCAGGTGGGACTCGTTTCTGTCGACATTCATCGGCAACACCATTTGGCTGATGGCACTCGGCCACTACATCTACATCACCTTCCTAGGCTTTGATG TGGTCCCATCATTAAAAAACACCCGGATAATCCTCGTAACCCTACCgcttctttttattttctacgTGTTGACTCTCATCATCGGGTGGAATCTGAGTGTATCGCTGATGTACTACTACCATTATCGAGTACTttga
- the LOC128271452 gene encoding ubiquitin carboxyl-terminal hydrolase 8 isoform X2, with protein MSQLKPLYLGSAIDDLEKLHDKLPPDIRNRDLDTICRSGQKLIEQSERFYIEKDEEQAYVGYMRFMRLVLMIRDHKEYPRKKQMVTKLLCSQSDINRILDKLGNLKKSLDARYLEKALSRGTNASQPVVATVSSRERNTAAPASAGGSSTAVGSGARQTVSATELHGMMNDNRVSLLIMDCRSEKDFNESHLRYAYLVNVPEHLLVAGMTAGKINHALRPESRKLWSNRMVKEQVVLMDWSTSGSPVKDTPIYVLDYILCHYDQDIEHTQILRLDGGYEKFLLYYPASCTNPAFCPPMALYSAGENLDDIEYPNISDIPMKENSFSKPGFKPTIDRNSKVAAVTLYEARQKPLEDILVEHEQILDKSKQNALEIINTETELQNLEHSQPADPGLDETQESLLFEVMQLKDRQRDYNAEEARLLEEEESYKEMEKKKQESGEHISTEQAEQIEWEAHARRLREKEREQRELEEKCQRLAREREAKLALAREQKRRLKENVPESVRQPYAEGPPVAGVPTMPQFDRSAKPLADHNHNVRTIRDLDVVQRDFAPVYGSVGRGLTGLKNLGNTCYMNSILQCLSNTYFLNEYFHDASFKMRLNRNNKTQGKIGEEVAAVIKALWTGQYKCIASKNLRYVVGQYERQFGGIEQQDSHEFLTILIDWLHSDLQTTQMQISTSLDQLPLSEKAWIEHFKGKSSYISNLFYGQIKSTVKCTRCQKESATYESFSNLSLELPQDSNICYLENCLDMYFNGEEVRGWHCPSCKSNQEAIKKLDISRLPSIMVIHFKRFYADPDTMSTVYRKKQTLVKFPLSDLNMTSYVARTEVNRNKRLTTYRYHLYGVSNHYGSMESGHYTAFCLNNVHQKWFKFDDYNVSSIDASDVQASAAYILFYSCLPDRPLSDAR; from the exons ATGAGTCAACTGAAACCTCTGTATCTGGGCTCGGCAATCGATGATCTGGAGAAGTTGCACGATAAACTACCGCCCGATATTCGGAACCGTGACCTCGACACGATCTGCAGGTCGGGCCAGAAGCTGATCGAGCAGAGTGAGCGTTTCTATATCGAAAAAGATGAGGAGCAAGCATACGTCGGCTACATGCGCTTCATGCGTCTTGTGTTGATGATCCGCGATCACAAGGAGTATCCGCGCAAAAAACAGATGGTCACGAAGCTGCTCTGCTCGCAATCAGACATTAATCGTATCTTGGATAAACTCGGTAATCTGAAAAAAAGTCTCGACGCTCGGTATCTGGAAAAGGCGCTCAGCAGAGGCACCAACGCTTCCCAGCCAGTGGTTGCCACGGTTTCGAGTCGTGAGCGGAACACAGCTGCGCCAGCGTCGGCTGGCGGCTCATCGACGGCTGTTGGTTCTGGAGCCAGACAAACGGTTAGTGCGACGGAACTGCACGGCATGATGAACGACAATCGTGTCAGCTTGCTGATCATGGATTGCCGGTCGGAGAAAGATTTCAACGAGTCACATCTCCGCTACGCGTATCTGGTTAACGTGCCGGAACACCTGCTGGTTGCGGGCATGACGGCGGGAAAGATTAATCACGCGTTGCGACCCGAATCACGGAAGCTGTGGTCCAATCGGATGGTGAAGGAACAGGTGGTGCTGATGGATTGGAGTACTAGCGGTAGCCCGGTGAAGGACACTCCTATTTATGTGCTAGACTACATCCTGTGTCAC TACGATCAAGACATCGAACACACGCAAATTCTGCGTCTCGACGGTGGCTACGAGAAGTTCCTGCTGTACTATCCGGCTTCTTGCACCAATCCCGCCTTCTGCCCACCGATGGCCCTCTATTCCGCTGGTGAAAATTTAG ATGATATTGAGTATCCGAACATTAGCGACATTCCGATGAAGGAGAACAGTTTCTCGAAGCCCGGCTTTAAACCAACGATCGACCGAAACAGCAAAGTGGCAGCGGTGACCCTCTACGAGGCACGCCAGAAGCCGCTCGAGGACATCCTAGTCGAGCACGAGCAGATACTGGACAAATCGAAACAGAATGCACTGGAAATCATTAACACCGAAACGGAGCTGCAAAATCTCGAACACAGTCAACCGGCCGATCCGGGCCTGGATGAGACCCAGGAATCGTTGCTGTTCGAAGTGATGCAGCTGAAGGACCGACAGCGAGACTAT AATGCCGAAGAGGCGCGCCTTCTCGAGGAGGAGGAAAGCTACAAGGAGAtggaaaagaagaagcaagaAAGCGGCGAACACATTTCGACGGAACAGGCGGAACAAATAGAATGGGAGGCCCACGCGCGAAG GTTGCGCGAAAAGGAACGCGAACAGCGTGAGCTGGAGGAAAAATGCCAACGCCTGGCCCGGGAGCGTGAGGCAAAGCTTGCGCTGGCCCGTGAGCAGAAGCGACGCCTTAAGGAGAACGTGCCCGAGTCGGTCCGGCAGCCGTACGCGGAAGGTCCACCCGTGGCCGGCGTTCCGACGATGCCACAGTTTGATCGGTCGGCCAAACCGCTGGCGGATCATAATCATAACGTGCGCACCATTCGCGACCTCGACGTGGTGCAGCGTGACTTCGCACCGGTCTACGGAAGCGTG GGACGCGGTCTGACCGGCCTGAAGAACTTAGGTAATACCTGCTACATGAACAGCATACTGCAGTGCCTCAGCAATACGTACTTTCTCAACGAGTACTTCCACGATGCATCGTTCAAGATGCGCCTCAACCG caacaacaaaacgcaGGGCAAAATAGGCGAAGAGGTGGCCGCTGTCATCAAGGCGCTCTGGACGGGCCAGTACAAGTGTATTGCCAGCAAGAACCTGAGG TACGTCGTTGGACAGTACGAGCGGCAGTTTGGCGGAATCGAGCAGCAGGACTCTCACGAATTTCTCACAATCCTCATAGATTGGTTACATTCCGACCTTCAGACCACGCAGATGCAG ATTTCAACCAGCCTCGACCAACTACCACTGTCCGAAAAGGCGTGGATAGAACACTTCAAGGGCAAGAGTAGCTACATTTCCAATCTGTTCTACGGCCAGATCAAGAGCACGGTAAAGTGCACCCGCTGCCAGAAGGAGAGCGCCACGTACGAGTCGTTTTCGAATCTCAGCCTCGAGCTGCCACAGGATTCCAACATTTGCTATCTGGAG AACTGCCTCGATATGTACTTCAACGGTGAAGAGGTGCGCGGTTGGCACTGCCCCAGTTGTAAGAGCAACCAGGAAGCGATCAAGAAGCTCGACATTTCGCGCCTCCCGTCGATCATGGTGATCCACTTCAAGCGCTTCTACGCCGATCCGGACACGATGTCGACGGTGTACCGGAAGAAGCAAACGCTGGTCAAGTTTCCGCTCAGCGACCTCAACATGACGAGCTACGTGGCCCGCACGGAGGTGAACCGCAACAAGCGGCTAACGACGTACCGGTACCACCTCTACGGTGTCTCGAACCACTACGGCTCGATGGAGAGCGGCCACTACACGGCGTTCTGCTTGAATAATGTTCATCAAAA ATGGTTCAAGTTCGATGACTACAACGTGTCCAGCATCGATGCCTCGGATGTGCAGGCAAGCGCAGCGTACATCCTCTTCTACTCCTGTCTTCCAGATCGGCCGCTGTCGGACGCACGATAG
- the LOC128271452 gene encoding ubiquitin carboxyl-terminal hydrolase 8 isoform X1: MSQLKPLYLGSAIDDLEKLHDKLPPDIRNRDLDTICRSGQKLIEQSERFYIEKDEEQAYVGYMRFMRLVLMIRDHKEYPRKKQMVTKLLCSQSDINRILDKLGNLKKSLDARYLEKALSRGTNASQPVVATVSSRERNTAAPASAGGSSTAVGSGARQTVSATELHGMMNDNRVSLLIMDCRSEKDFNESHLRYAYLVNVPEHLLVAGMTAGKINHALRPESRKLWSNRMVKEQVVLMDWSTSGSPVKDTPIYVLDYILCHYDQDIEHTQILRLDGGYEKFLLYYPASCTNPAFCPPMALYSAGENLDDIEYPNISDIPMKENSFSKPGFKPTIDRNSKVAAVTLYEARQKPLEDILVEHEQILDKSKQNALEIINTETELQNLEHSQPADPGLDETQESLLFEVMQLKDRQRDYNAEEARLLEEEESYKEMEKKKQESGEHISTEQAEQIEWEAHARRLREKEREQRELEEKCQRLAREREAKLALAREQKRRLKENVPESVRQPYAEGPPVAGVPTMPQFDRSAKPLADHNHNVRTIRDLDVVQRDFAPVYGSVGRGLTGLKNLGNTCYMNSILQCLSNTYFLNEYFHDASFKMRLNRSNNKTQGKIGEEVAAVIKALWTGQYKCIASKNLRYVVGQYERQFGGIEQQDSHEFLTILIDWLHSDLQTTQMQISTSLDQLPLSEKAWIEHFKGKSSYISNLFYGQIKSTVKCTRCQKESATYESFSNLSLELPQDSNICYLENCLDMYFNGEEVRGWHCPSCKSNQEAIKKLDISRLPSIMVIHFKRFYADPDTMSTVYRKKQTLVKFPLSDLNMTSYVARTEVNRNKRLTTYRYHLYGVSNHYGSMESGHYTAFCLNNVHQKWFKFDDYNVSSIDASDVQASAAYILFYSCLPDRPLSDAR; the protein is encoded by the exons ATGAGTCAACTGAAACCTCTGTATCTGGGCTCGGCAATCGATGATCTGGAGAAGTTGCACGATAAACTACCGCCCGATATTCGGAACCGTGACCTCGACACGATCTGCAGGTCGGGCCAGAAGCTGATCGAGCAGAGTGAGCGTTTCTATATCGAAAAAGATGAGGAGCAAGCATACGTCGGCTACATGCGCTTCATGCGTCTTGTGTTGATGATCCGCGATCACAAGGAGTATCCGCGCAAAAAACAGATGGTCACGAAGCTGCTCTGCTCGCAATCAGACATTAATCGTATCTTGGATAAACTCGGTAATCTGAAAAAAAGTCTCGACGCTCGGTATCTGGAAAAGGCGCTCAGCAGAGGCACCAACGCTTCCCAGCCAGTGGTTGCCACGGTTTCGAGTCGTGAGCGGAACACAGCTGCGCCAGCGTCGGCTGGCGGCTCATCGACGGCTGTTGGTTCTGGAGCCAGACAAACGGTTAGTGCGACGGAACTGCACGGCATGATGAACGACAATCGTGTCAGCTTGCTGATCATGGATTGCCGGTCGGAGAAAGATTTCAACGAGTCACATCTCCGCTACGCGTATCTGGTTAACGTGCCGGAACACCTGCTGGTTGCGGGCATGACGGCGGGAAAGATTAATCACGCGTTGCGACCCGAATCACGGAAGCTGTGGTCCAATCGGATGGTGAAGGAACAGGTGGTGCTGATGGATTGGAGTACTAGCGGTAGCCCGGTGAAGGACACTCCTATTTATGTGCTAGACTACATCCTGTGTCAC TACGATCAAGACATCGAACACACGCAAATTCTGCGTCTCGACGGTGGCTACGAGAAGTTCCTGCTGTACTATCCGGCTTCTTGCACCAATCCCGCCTTCTGCCCACCGATGGCCCTCTATTCCGCTGGTGAAAATTTAG ATGATATTGAGTATCCGAACATTAGCGACATTCCGATGAAGGAGAACAGTTTCTCGAAGCCCGGCTTTAAACCAACGATCGACCGAAACAGCAAAGTGGCAGCGGTGACCCTCTACGAGGCACGCCAGAAGCCGCTCGAGGACATCCTAGTCGAGCACGAGCAGATACTGGACAAATCGAAACAGAATGCACTGGAAATCATTAACACCGAAACGGAGCTGCAAAATCTCGAACACAGTCAACCGGCCGATCCGGGCCTGGATGAGACCCAGGAATCGTTGCTGTTCGAAGTGATGCAGCTGAAGGACCGACAGCGAGACTAT AATGCCGAAGAGGCGCGCCTTCTCGAGGAGGAGGAAAGCTACAAGGAGAtggaaaagaagaagcaagaAAGCGGCGAACACATTTCGACGGAACAGGCGGAACAAATAGAATGGGAGGCCCACGCGCGAAG GTTGCGCGAAAAGGAACGCGAACAGCGTGAGCTGGAGGAAAAATGCCAACGCCTGGCCCGGGAGCGTGAGGCAAAGCTTGCGCTGGCCCGTGAGCAGAAGCGACGCCTTAAGGAGAACGTGCCCGAGTCGGTCCGGCAGCCGTACGCGGAAGGTCCACCCGTGGCCGGCGTTCCGACGATGCCACAGTTTGATCGGTCGGCCAAACCGCTGGCGGATCATAATCATAACGTGCGCACCATTCGCGACCTCGACGTGGTGCAGCGTGACTTCGCACCGGTCTACGGAAGCGTG GGACGCGGTCTGACCGGCCTGAAGAACTTAGGTAATACCTGCTACATGAACAGCATACTGCAGTGCCTCAGCAATACGTACTTTCTCAACGAGTACTTCCACGATGCATCGTTCAAGATGCGCCTCAACCG tagcaacaacaaaacgcaGGGCAAAATAGGCGAAGAGGTGGCCGCTGTCATCAAGGCGCTCTGGACGGGCCAGTACAAGTGTATTGCCAGCAAGAACCTGAGG TACGTCGTTGGACAGTACGAGCGGCAGTTTGGCGGAATCGAGCAGCAGGACTCTCACGAATTTCTCACAATCCTCATAGATTGGTTACATTCCGACCTTCAGACCACGCAGATGCAG ATTTCAACCAGCCTCGACCAACTACCACTGTCCGAAAAGGCGTGGATAGAACACTTCAAGGGCAAGAGTAGCTACATTTCCAATCTGTTCTACGGCCAGATCAAGAGCACGGTAAAGTGCACCCGCTGCCAGAAGGAGAGCGCCACGTACGAGTCGTTTTCGAATCTCAGCCTCGAGCTGCCACAGGATTCCAACATTTGCTATCTGGAG AACTGCCTCGATATGTACTTCAACGGTGAAGAGGTGCGCGGTTGGCACTGCCCCAGTTGTAAGAGCAACCAGGAAGCGATCAAGAAGCTCGACATTTCGCGCCTCCCGTCGATCATGGTGATCCACTTCAAGCGCTTCTACGCCGATCCGGACACGATGTCGACGGTGTACCGGAAGAAGCAAACGCTGGTCAAGTTTCCGCTCAGCGACCTCAACATGACGAGCTACGTGGCCCGCACGGAGGTGAACCGCAACAAGCGGCTAACGACGTACCGGTACCACCTCTACGGTGTCTCGAACCACTACGGCTCGATGGAGAGCGGCCACTACACGGCGTTCTGCTTGAATAATGTTCATCAAAA ATGGTTCAAGTTCGATGACTACAACGTGTCCAGCATCGATGCCTCGGATGTGCAGGCAAGCGCAGCGTACATCCTCTTCTACTCCTGTCTTCCAGATCGGCCGCTGTCGGACGCACGATAG